Within Kutzneria chonburiensis, the genomic segment GCACCGCGTACAGGAACACCGTGTGCAACGAATCGGCGTATGCCTGCACGATAGGCCGCGAAACGACGTCTGGTAGCGCGTGCAACAGCGACGGCACGGCCGTCACGTGCGGATCAACGCCTTGGGGGAGCGGGTTTCGCGCCAGCGTGGCACCGAGGTTGTCGGTCAGCTGGCTCGAGTAGATGGAGCCGAAGATGGCGGCGCCGAACGAGCTGCCGATGGAACGCAGGAACGTCACACCCGACGTCGCCACGCCCAGGTCGGCGTAGTCGACGGTGTTCTGCACGGCGATCGTCAGCACCTGCATGGCCAGGCCGATGCCCACGCCGAGGACCAGCATGTACAGCGAGGACAGCACGATGCCGGTGTCCGGCGTGAGCAGCGACAACAGGTACAGGCCGGCGCTGATGCCGAAGCTGCCGAGGATCGGGAAGATCTTGTAGCGGCCGGTCTTGCTGACGATGTTGCCGGACACGATCGAGGCCACCAGCAGGCCGAGCACCATCGGCAGCAGCCGGATGCCCGAGGTGGTGGCCGACGTGCCCTCCACGTACTGCATGTACGTCGGCAGGAAGGACAGCGCGCCCAGCATGGCGAAGCCGACGATGAAGCTGAGGATGCCGGACACCGTGAAGACCGGGTTGCGGAACAGCCGCATCGGCAGCATCGGTTCCTTGGCCCGCAGCTCGACCGCGACGAACAGGCCCAGCAGCACGACCGAGCCGACCGACATCCAGATGATCTCCGGCGAGCTCCACGCGTAGGTGGTGCCACCCCAGCTCGTGACCAGGGTCAACCCGGTCACGGCCAGGCCGATCAGCAGGATGCCCAGGTAGTCGACGACCGGTTTGACGGCCGCCTTCACCGACGGCATGGCCGCCGCCGCGACGATCAGCACCACCACGACCAGCGGGATGTTCACGTAGAAGGCCCAGCGCCAGGACAGGTGGTCGACGAAGAGGCCGCCCAGCATCGGGCCACCCACCGTGACCACGCCGAACACCGAGCCGAGGATGCCCTGGTACTTGCCGCGTTCGCGGAGCGGGATGAAGTCGGCGATCAGGGCGGTGGCCGTGACCATCAGTCCGCCGCCGCCGATGCCCTGCACCGCGCGCCAGATGATCAGCCAGGTCATGGAGTCGGCGAAGCCGCTGAAGAACGAGCCGACGCCGAAGATCACCACCGACAGCTGGAACATGCGCTTGCGGCCGAACAGGTCGCCGAACTTGCCGACGATCACCGTCATGATCGTCTCGGCCAGCAGGTAGGCGGTGACCACCCAGGACAGGTGGCCCGCGCCGCCGAGGTCGCCGACGATCGTCGGCAGCGCCGTGCCCACGATGGTCTGGTCGAGTGCCGCCAGCAGCACGCCGAGCAGCACCACTCCGAAGATCGCGTTCGTCCGGCCGCGGCCGACGCTCGCGGTGTCCGGCTCGACTGCGGTGGTGGCAGCCATGTCGCCCCCTCGTCCCGGTCGGTTCCGACTTCACCGCACCGAGCCGTCCGCCGCAGCGGACGTCACCCGGAGAGGTGAGGTCCCGGGTTCGAGAGTACAGAACAGTTCTGTTCTATTGCCTGTGATCTGGCCGACCCAGCAGGGGCGCCAGCAGCCCGTCCACGATCCGATCCACCAGCGCTTCGTCCATCGGCTGGTCCTTGAACAGCAGCGTGGCCACCGCCAGCGCCATCGGCAGCTCGCCGAGCAGCTCGAGATCCACGCCTTCCGGCAGCTCACCCCGCTTTTCGGCCGCTTCCAGCACCACCGTCATCGGGCTCACGCCGCCTTGGCCGAGCTGTTCGCTCATCAGCCGCACCAGCTCCGGGTCACGCCGGCCGCCTTCCAGCAGCGCCAGCAGCAGCCCTCTCCGATCGCCCGGCACCTCGGTGCGCAGCCACCGCTTCGCCAGCTCCCGCACGTCGCTCAGGTACGCCCCCGTGTCCGGCGCCTCCACCTCCACCCGATTGGCGTCCAGCGCCGCCACGATCAGATGCGCTTTCGACGGCCAGCGTTGGTAGAGGCTGCCTTTGCTTACGTGCGCCCGCTGCGCCACCAGGTCCATGTTGAAACGCTCGTAACCCACCTCCGCCACCACGTCGATCGCCGCGGTCAGCACCTCGGTCAGGCGCTCCGGGGTGTCGAGCGGGACGCGTCTACGCGGTGGGGACGACATTCCGGGGACAGTACTGCCGCCCTGCGCTCCTTGGCCCGGCTGACCGACCCAGCCGCGCCGCCTCGGGTTTACAGCCCTTGCTCACCACCGCCTCGGCCTTGCCGGCTGAGGGTGAGCTGGGCGCGGTGGAAGTCGAAATGCTGGGTGGGGAAGTGGTAGACCTGCGCCAGGGTCATGACCTCGCGGAAGAACGGATCCCAGCGCGTGGGGTAGGCCATCCGACGGGCCAGCGTCGCGTCGGATTCGTGATCCAGCCGCCGGTGCAGTGCGGCGATCACCCGGTCGAACAGGCCGGCCAGCAGCCGCCGCGGCAGGATCGTGCCCGCGAGCCACGCCCCGGCGAAGTTGACCACGTCGAACGGCACGGTCACCGCGTTGAGGAGCCGTGCGAACGACCGGCCGACGGGCTCGGGCAGCCGGCTGAACAACACGACGAGGTTCCGCAGGGCCCGCACGATCAGGTATCCGAGGAGCATGTGGAACAGCAGCTGCTTGTTCGACCACAGTGTGCCCGCCGACCGACGACGCAGGTCGCGGGCGGACGCCGAGTCCAGCAGCTCGTGGAACGTCGCGCGGGCTCGTTCCATCTCCTGGTGAACGGCCTGGCGGTCCATCGGCTGAGTGTGCGCCCGCCGACCTGCCTCCGCCCTCGGCTGATCGAGTGGCGGCGACGAGCCGGATCGCCCGTTCGAGCCGGCCGCGCAGTGGGATTCACCCGCCTCGCGGTGCGGCCCGTTCGGCGTAGCGTGGACGGCAGTCGGTCACCCGAACAGTTCAATTGCCATCACGGAGCCCATTGCCGCCATGTCGGACATCCCGATTCGCCGCTCGGCGGCCGCGCTCGGCGGATTTGTGGTCGGGTGCGCAGTGTTCTCGGTCGCCGGACTGGTGCCGTCGCTGACCATCGAACTCGACGTTTCCGATGCCGAAGCGGCGCAATTGCTCACGGTTTTCGGAATGACCTGCACGATTGTTCTGCCATTCATCGGCCGGGTCGATCGCGGTCGACTGCTCCCGATCGGCCTGGTCATGCTGGCCGTCGGAAACGGCCTTTCGGTATTCGCCGGTAATTTCTTCTTGCTGCTCGCCGCGAGAATTGTGCTCGGTGTCGGCGCGGCTTTCGTGGTACGGGTCGGCGGTCGGGGTCTGGCCGCCGGACTGGCCGTCGGAACCGCGCTCGGAGCGCCGCTGGCGGCGGTGATCGCGGACCAGGCGGGCTATCGGGCGGTGTTCGTGCTGCTGGCTGTCCTGGCCACGATCGGCGTCGCCGACGCGCTACTCGGCGTACCGCCGTCCACGATCGATCGTCACTCGATCGGTTATCCGCAGGTGCTGCTCGCCGCCGGACTGAAGGTGATCTTGCGAGCTGGCGGGATCGCCACGTTTACGCTGCTCACAACAGTGTTGGCGGCTGTCGCAGGCTTACACGGTCCGACCGTTGAAGGGTTGTTCCTGGCCGGCGGCGCAGGGGTCGTGATCGGCGCACTGGCCGCGCGAGGACGTGGCACGAGATCGGCTTTGGTGGCGTCTGTCGCACTCACCGCCGCATTCGTTGCGGCACTGCCGCTGATTCACGGCTCGATGGCCGGCACGGCGGCCGCACTGGCGCTCTGGGGTGCGTCGGCCGGGGCGGCGGACGCGTCAACCCGGGCGCTGATCGCCGATCCGGTGCTCGACGAAACGGCCGGCTTTCTCGGCATCGGCCTGGCCGGAGTGATCGGCGGCGCGGTGCTCGTCACGGCAGGGCCCGACGCATTGCCGCAGGTCACAGCGGCATTGGCGGTAGTCGTGCTGATCACTGCCGCGATCGGTCTCGCGGCGGACTCCCGGCGAGAGGGCCACCGTGGCCCTGGGGCCCTCCCCACCGGAAGCAAGGACGCGCGCTGAACTGCCGGCGTCGGGTCAGCGGTTGGGATTGACCGCCACCCGGCGTGCGGTGGACGCCGCCTGTCTGAGTACGCCGTCGCGTCCTCGAACTGGTGTTTCCGTCAGTCGCGGGTCCGGGTCTGCTGGCATAGCACCTCCTGTGGTCTCGGTTCCCGGCCGGACGGCAGGGCTGCTGCGCGGGGTAACCCCGCGGCGCGGTGAAGACACATTCGTCACCCGAGAAGGTGAAGGGTGGTGTTAACCGAAAGGGGAGCAGCCGTCCCGAACGGGAGATCGACGAGGTCGATGTCCGGCGGGGCCAGTGGCATGGCGCGGGTCACCCTTTCGACTTCGAGCGGTCCGGCGAGCGGATCCGTGTCGGGTTCATTCAGCCACCAGACGGCGGCGTGCTCAATACTCCATTTCGTTAAGGGACAACTAACTCATCGGTGTAGTAGCGTCGGGTTTGACCACGAAGCGAACGCGCAGCGTCACCGTGCGCGTTCACGGTGCCACCTGTTCGGCCTAGTCGTTCGGATCCTTCGTAACTACCTGCCGGTACGCCGACCGGAGCACCGCCGCTCCGATGTCTGCCGGCCAAAGGTGGCATATCGGCCACTGATCCTTGTGCTGACGGGAACGACCTCCTACGTTTTGACCCGGTCGCCCGTCGCCGCCGCGCACGTCCAAGCCGACAAGCTGGAGGAACAACGTGCGCAGGACTGTGCTGACCGCGCTGGCCGCGGTCGTGGCGTTGACCGGGTCGGGGGTGCTCGGGGCCGCCCCGGCGCTCGCCCTGGACAACGGCCTGGCCCGCACCCCGCAGATGGGCTTCAACAACTGGAACCTGACCCAGTGCGGGGCCCAGTTCAACGAGGCGTTCGTCGAGGGCATCGCCGACACCCTGGTGTCCACCGGCCTCAAGGACGCCGGTTACCAGTACGTCAATCTGGACGACTGCTGGGCGCAGTCGAGCCGGGACAGCAAGGGCAATCTGGTGCCCGACAAGAACCGTTTCCCGCACGGCATCAAGGCCGTCGCCGACTACGTGCACGGCAAGGGCCTGAAGTTCGGGCTGTACACCAGCGCCGGCACCAAGACGTGCAACAAGGCCGGCTTCCCTGGCGCGCTCGGGCACGAGAAGCAGGACGCCGCGCTGTGGGCGTCGTGGGGCGTGGACTACCTGAAGTACGACAACTGCAACAACCAGGGCGTCGACGCCAAGAAGCGCTACACCGCCATGCGCGACGCGCTGGCCGCCACCGGCCGGCCCATCCTGTACTCGATCTGCGAGTGGGGCCAGAACCAGCCGTGGACCTGGGCCGCGCCGGTCGGCAACTCCTGGCGCACCACCGGCGACATCAACGACTCGTTCGCGAAGATGCTGTCGATCTACAAGGCCAACATCAAGCTGGGCAAGTACGCCGGGCCCGGGCACTGGAACGACCCGGACATGCTCGAGGTCGGCAACGGCAAGATGTCCGACACCGAGTACCGCAGCCATTTCACGCTGTGGGCCATGATGGCCGCGCCGCTGCTGATCGGCTCCGACATCCGCAAGGCCTCGTCGGCCACGCTGGCCATCCTGCGCAACGCCGACGTGATCGCCCTCGACCAGGACGTGAAAGGCGTGCAGGGCAACGAGATCTCCTCAGTCAACGGCCTGCACGTGATCCGCAAGCCGCTGGCCGACGGGGACATCGCCGTCGCGTTGTTCAACGAGACCGGCGCGACGGCCAAGATCTCCACCACGCTGTCGGCGATCGGTGCCTCCTCGGGCACGCACTCGCTGACCGACCTGTGGTCCAAGGCCAAGTCCACCACCACGGGATCGATCAGCGCCTCGGTCCCCGCCCACGGCACCGTCGTCTTCCGCGTGCACTGAACCTGATCTTCAAGCACCCCACTTGACAATCCCGAACGGCGTGTTCCTGGGGCGTGAAACCCCAGGAACACGCCGCTTTCCCGACCTGGTTCACTCGGCCAACCCGGTGCCGTTCTGTCCCGCCCCGGACAGGATCGCCGGCACTGCCAGCTTCATGTGTCACGGTGTTGCCATGCGGACACGTGCGGTGATCTGGCGCCTCCTGATCGGGGTGGCGCTGGTGGTGGTCGGCCTGGTGGCCGGCTCGGTCGCCTCGAACGCTGGGGCGGCGCAACAGGTGACGGCCGACGACGGAGCCACGGTCGTCAGCCAGACCGTGGTCGCCCCGCGGACCCTGGATCTGACCATCCAGTCGCCTGCGTTGGGTCG encodes:
- a CDS encoding MDR family MFS transporter, with translation MAATTAVEPDTASVGRGRTNAIFGVVLLGVLLAALDQTIVGTALPTIVGDLGGAGHLSWVVTAYLLAETIMTVIVGKFGDLFGRKRMFQLSVVIFGVGSFFSGFADSMTWLIIWRAVQGIGGGGLMVTATALIADFIPLRERGKYQGILGSVFGVVTVGGPMLGGLFVDHLSWRWAFYVNIPLVVVVLIVAAAAMPSVKAAVKPVVDYLGILLIGLAVTGLTLVTSWGGTTYAWSSPEIIWMSVGSVVLLGLFVAVELRAKEPMLPMRLFRNPVFTVSGILSFIVGFAMLGALSFLPTYMQYVEGTSATTSGIRLLPMVLGLLVASIVSGNIVSKTGRYKIFPILGSFGISAGLYLLSLLTPDTGIVLSSLYMLVLGVGIGLAMQVLTIAVQNTVDYADLGVATSGVTFLRSIGSSFGAAIFGSIYSSQLTDNLGATLARNPLPQGVDPHVTAVPSLLHALPDVVSRPIVQAYADSLHTVFLYAVPVGLLALLVSFFLKEMPLRDTSRASAPELGEAFAMPEARDSDRELERAISTLMYRERRKAAPEILGRSGTSLDEGGVWCLMRVKFQHKLHRPPTVAAIAEKHRLPGKVLEPAFFALEFSGYLERRGEELDLTERGQAEFGRLADAWRGWIVERLADWRPKSREDLDAAIDRVAARMIEQAGDEQRQGRHALV
- a CDS encoding TetR/AcrR family transcriptional regulator, which translates into the protein MSSPPRRRVPLDTPERLTEVLTAAIDVVAEVGYERFNMDLVAQRAHVSKGSLYQRWPSKAHLIVAALDANRVEVEAPDTGAYLSDVRELAKRWLRTEVPGDRRGLLLALLEGGRRDPELVRLMSEQLGQGGVSPMTVVLEAAEKRGELPEGVDLELLGELPMALAVATLLFKDQPMDEALVDRIVDGLLAPLLGRPDHRQ
- a CDS encoding DinB family protein, with translation MDRQAVHQEMERARATFHELLDSASARDLRRRSAGTLWSNKQLLFHMLLGYLIVRALRNLVVLFSRLPEPVGRSFARLLNAVTVPFDVVNFAGAWLAGTILPRRLLAGLFDRVIAALHRRLDHESDATLARRMAYPTRWDPFFREVMTLAQVYHFPTQHFDFHRAQLTLSRQGRGGGEQGL
- a CDS encoding MFS transporter, producing MSDIPIRRSAAALGGFVVGCAVFSVAGLVPSLTIELDVSDAEAAQLLTVFGMTCTIVLPFIGRVDRGRLLPIGLVMLAVGNGLSVFAGNFFLLLAARIVLGVGAAFVVRVGGRGLAAGLAVGTALGAPLAAVIADQAGYRAVFVLLAVLATIGVADALLGVPPSTIDRHSIGYPQVLLAAGLKVILRAGGIATFTLLTTVLAAVAGLHGPTVEGLFLAGGAGVVIGALAARGRGTRSALVASVALTAAFVAALPLIHGSMAGTAAALALWGASAGAADASTRALIADPVLDETAGFLGIGLAGVIGGAVLVTAGPDALPQVTAALAVVVLITAAIGLAADSRREGHRGPGALPTGSKDAR